From Glycine soja cultivar W05 chromosome 4, ASM419377v2, whole genome shotgun sequence, the proteins below share one genomic window:
- the LOC114410057 gene encoding small nuclear ribonucleoprotein E-like — translation MASTKVQRVMTQPINLIFRFLQSKARIQIWLFEQKDLRIEGRIIGFDEYMNLVLDDAEEVNVKKKSRKTLGRILLKGDNITLMMNTGK, via the exons ATGGCGAGTACCAAAGTTCAGAGGGTTATGACCCAACCTATT AACTTGATTTTCAGGTTTCTTCAGAGC AAAGCGCGCATCCAGATTTGGCTCTTTGAGCAAAAGGATTTGAGGATTGAAGGCCGAATCATT GGTtttgatgaatacatgaatttGGTTCTTGATGATGCTGAAGAAGTGAACGTCAAGAAGAAAAGCAGAAAGACATTAG ggaGGATCCTTCTTAAAGGAGACAACATAACCTTGATGATGAACAC GGGGAAATGA
- the LOC114410058 gene encoding uncharacterized protein LOC114410058: MSGVSLAVSHPPASVGEQNVPQAGTKPKPRTEQAPIGGMMGSLRVIELQLVAFILVFSASGLVPLLDLVFPAFASAYILALSLFAFPSSSSSSTRSLHDSGTEIFKGGRLFRMYVVVGITVGLFLPLAYVLGGFARGDEHAVRSATPHLFLLSFQILTENIIGGLSMFSPPVRALVPMIYTVRRIFVDIDWIHDVWLNKTLPVNATFQDLAWYWFGKGLAVANLAYFSINLFGFLIPRFLPRAFERYFQDKGEIYAKSAEDKRPVVVNKTQLSEKKD; this comes from the exons ATGTCAGGTGTGTCTCTAGCAGTGTCTCATCCACCGGCATCAGTGGGAGAACAAAACGTGCCTCAAGCAGGCACAAAGCCTAAACCGCGAACAGAACAGGCACCAATTGGTGGCATGATGGGTTCACTTCGCGTGATAGAGCTTCAGCTTGTCGCTTTCATCTTGGTGTTCTCAGCAAGTGGCCTTGTCCCACTCCTTGACCTAGTGTTCCCTGCATTTGCCTCTGCATACATCTTGGCACTCTCGCTATTCGCATTTCCATCgtcatcttcttcttcaacgCGTTCGTTACACGACTCGGGGACTGAGATCTTCAAAGGGGGCAGATTGTTCCGAATGTATGTCGTTGTTGGGATCACTGTGGGACTCTTCTTGCCGCTGGCTTACGTGCTTGGAGGGTTTGCAAGAGGGGATGAGCATGCTGTTCGTTCTGCCACCCCGCACTTGTTCTTGCTGTCGTTTCAGATACTTACTGAGAACATCATCGGTGGGTTGTCTATGTTTTCCCCACCGGTGAGGGCGTTGGTGCCGATGATCTATACAGTGCGGAGGATCTTTGTGGATATTGATTGGATTCATGATGTCTGGCTCAACAAGACTCTGCCTGTCAATGCCACATTTCAG GACCTGGCATGGTATTGGTTCGGGAAGGGTCTGGCAGTGGCAAATCTGGCTTATTTCTCCATCAATCTGTTTGGGTTCTTGATACCCAGGTTCCTTCCAAGAGCTTTTGAGAGGTATTTCCAAGACAAGGGAGAGATCTATGCTAAGTCTGCAGAGGATAAAAGACCTGTGGTTGTCAACAAAACTCAATTATCAGAAAAGAAAGATTAA